The DNA sequence TTCAATTCTGGAGGACACATGTGATGAACAAAGACGTTGAAGTCGCAATCTTTGAATTCCAAGAGAGAAAGTGGCAAACATACTTGAAGAGCACTAAAGATAGAGTGACAGTCTCAACAGGATGGTCAAATTTCTTTCATGAAAACTCATTCCACACTggaatgaaattgaattttcagTTGATAAGGAATACCCCTACCATCAAGTTCAAAGTTACTATGGCTGaggtaaaaataaatagtctataattcatgttttaaCTAAATACACGATATTTCTttgattgataaataaaaaaattaatcttgcTTTATATGTTATGCAGTTATCCCCATTAATCATGACAAAATACAAtgttttttatagtaattttttatggtagtattaaataaatatttaataacaaCATTAGTATGAGGAAAACATACCTTACTAActccattttataattaacCTCATTATCgatatcataaatataatgttttgaaGACTTTCACTATATCTTATGCAGTGATGACAGGTGACAAAATACAATGTTTTGGAGAATTGCTGATCAGGTAAGTGGATTTCAAAAACTCTAATTTGTGGAACAAACAAtgtgtatttttaattgataatgTTTTAAGTACTCTATCAGTAGTAGACAATATGCAGTATGCACTCATCAATTAGCATCTATTTTGTTATTAAGTTTTAACCAATATTTAGGAGGAAGTCGATTATTTAACCAATATTTATGCTTTATATTTATGCACCATCCCTCGTTATTAAGTTTTAACCAATAAAGTAGATTTAtgcttttatatttatttctatcaATACACTATTATACAACATACCTTATTTGACTATTATATATGATATTACTTTCTTGTattagttactccctccgtttcactatagttgaatcattttaccatttcggcaagtttcttcatagttgagtcatttccttatatagtaacttttttctctttcttactttactctctcttactttattctctctactttatttactttatactttattctctcttccttttcatatctcttacttttttatctatttatttaacacaaccaatattcatttctaaaactccgtgccgaaaagtttcgcctcaactatggcgaaacggatggagtactatttttatatggttaaACATAAATATCTGGTTGTAAGTACAATATGAAAGctagtataatattaaattcGTCGAAATTGcttcaaaattgttgtaaGTAAAGTATCGacttaatactactactactattcatccagttattcaaaatataaaaattaaatgtaaatataaatataaataacattcaatgcatacaaaaatatacaacatacacaaaacaaaacaactgAACCACATtgaaaacataacaaaatctAAAACGAATCGACAAATCTTAATGACAAAAACTgttcaaattcataattacACTACCACCGATTGACAATTCTTCTTTTACATTGAAACtctaaaatccaaaatatatcTCATACATACACGCATAATCGAATACAATATATCATGGATTCAATCACTACAATAAATATTAGAGTATAAATGAATAACATCAATGTAGTATCATGGAATCTGTTATAACTTTCTATTGATATAAACATACTGCATGAGCTACAACGCCAAAACTTCCATCTTAATAACACGATGATAATCCAACATCTACAACCTTTCAAAACCATAGAGCTGAACATATAATCATAcgaaataattattaattagttaaacaCTCATACTATTAAACACAAACATCTTAGAATTatgacaaacaaaaattacacaaaaaatgaaaataatgtacatCATCAAAGTTTGAAATATCATGGTTCAATAGTAACCTTGAAAGTAGTGTATGAATCTGGTAAGAGCATAAAAGTAACTATGCTTCCAATTTCCAAACCATTTTCATCATAGAAAATTCTCCAACCACTATGcaaaattatcatatcatCATCACATTGTGTTACTTTCATAGAAAAATATCGCCGATCACTCGTAAGAACAACTTGATGAAATTCCCTTTCAGGTAGATGTTGtctccaaaatgaaaatggtagtTCCTacatttgaaaaacaaaatatcaatatcataatcaaattaaaatttttaatcatacataaaataattgaaacaatcaaaatatattaatctaaAAGGTttagtttgataaaaaaacatattttagataaacaaatatataaaacgaaatatattattaataaactaTTAGAAACATACCTTActcataaataatattattactaataaagagtaatatattatagtaataaaggGTATCATACAACATCAAAAATTACCAATTCaaaacgtttttcttcttgtatGACTATACTAAAAGAAGGTCCATGCAAACGGTTCTGAAGGAATGCTGAACTTtgtaaaatacctaaaattacaacaataagattcaattattaaatataaataaacattatacatatttaaattgaaatcaacTTATAtgtagttaaaataattacttggTAATCTTGGTGCAGGTTTAATCAAGCCATAACTTGTGTAGATATCAGCCATGAACAACCCACCACCTTTGTAGTCCAAAGTTATAGTGTCATCCACTACAACGTTATTCTCAGTAATAAAATTCttccaaacaaataataacatcTGTGACGAAAATAAACTTCAACTTTCCATTGAATTTGAGTGGAAAACATCATTATTTTACACTCTCTAGGTATTAAACACGAATCACTTCCTAGAAAATTAGGAGGCAGTacctattaaaataaaaaaataaaaaaaataatatcaaataattattttaataaaaaatattttaataaatggcATTATAATTAGAGAATGGAATCCTAATTTTAAGATCTTACtaatgtatttaaattgaaattcctGTTCACATGAACGCAGATCTTCGACTGCACATCAAAGCTAGGGCTTGAAAAAGATTCCCCATCAGAGattgacattttatactacaaaaaaatcaGACTTTATTATACAAACAATTACAAacttaaaatagtactcctacaaTATCCATTAAAAGTTTGAATACTTCAAATATTTAAGGGTTTTTTcgtataaaatttattataagtaATCACTTTGAAATACTACCAATTTTTGTaaacaatacaaaattttcCTCCTCAagcaaaacaataaaattttttaccTCTGTTTGCTTTTCTTTGCGTTGAAACTGAAAATCTTCTAAGAAATGTTTTTCACTATTAACagagaaaggaaaaggagaaaataaatcGGCAAGAGCACAATGATACTTTTTAAAGTAGACACAGTtaccaataattttaaataacacACCTGAAAtcaatagagagaataaatcaataaattaaaacaaacaaagaCAAAATACAATAAAGGAGAATACTAATTTTTGGCAAAAGCATAAAAGACTCATTTAATTCAAAACTCTACAACATAGAAAAAGGACTATTAACATATAACGGATGGATTATAAgtaatttacatttaatataaatttgaaaatcaatgTTAAATGTCCACTATAATCGTACTATATAACACACAGTAAATTACATATAGGGTAGCATACAATGTATATTTCTTCTTACAATTCAGTATACATGCATCTCTATATATCTCTATAACtaatagtactcctagtaacaaaacatacaatttcatcttaaaaacaacaaacaatTAATGAACCTATAAAAGGCAATAACAGTTAATTATTAcatctataaatatagaaCCCTATGTATACCACTAATAATATCACCCTGACCCTCTATTTACTCAATGATGACACGTTCAATCCAGTACATATTGTATGGACCTCTGGtagtacaaattaaattacttgaAACGATAGAAGTACTACTAATAGCATTAAATTCAATATGGTGATTTCCGATGGTAGAATATTGAAGAAATCATCGGCGACGGCCATCCATATTTAGAAGAGGCAAAGCAAAGCAGAGTATATTTTGTCAATTCAAAAATCAGTGAATCTCCTAATTgcaattcaaaaaaattgaatcaaattatCTTTGCTAACCTCCCACTCGCTCATGTATATATGAAACATGGGAAACTAAAACTAATCTCCACTAACGTGGGAAACCAACTAAGTaggattatatatttattagaattagttcctgaattttatattaattacatttacATCCCTCAAcgtaaaattattattcaaaacctcccaaaactccccttttatatattgtatagatatataggtaaaaaaatgctacttcctccgtcccatagaaatagatCATACttcttttttcgtccgtctcACACAAATAGTCCATATTCATTTACGGCAacccttttcttcttttcttttactttattattttgtggGCTCCACCATCCACttcacaatttcaaattttcaactattttttcaccttctctcttattttatcaattacacgttaaaacttgtgtcaatCCCAAATGACAtgtttctatgggacggagggagtagatatTAAGCGCTTTTCGAGGTCCTCAAGTACACACCACTTTTCGGAATcttaaattgtaaaaaaattaaaaaattagtaatcaATTTAAGGTAATGAAAGAATTGCTTCttttatgaccaaaatatcAGCATTCAGTTTACTGGAACGAAAGAATGTTTTTGCTGTCATAAAAAGCTTTGGACAGGAGCAGAGAGCTCGAGCTCGTGCGCAGCTTGGAACGCGTCTGCAGCTTGCTGCACCGATCCTTCCATCTTGTAGATGAGTCCGAGACTCGACCACGCCTCGTGGCTAGTGGGCTCCAAGCGTAACGCGCTCATTAGGAAGCTCTTTGCTATGTGGAGCGACCGGCTGCTCATCTTCATCAGTATCCCGGCAGTCGAGACTATACTCGGGACGTAATCTGGAACGATCGATAAAGACACCGCGAAAGCTGCAATAGCGTCTTGGTACTGTTGTTTGGCTTCAAAAAGTCTTCCTGCTAGCGTTCAAGTGAAGTAAGCACAAAATTGCACGAAACGACCGGGAATATGGCAAATATCGTATTCTAACCTAACCTTTAAGACGACCCTAAAGGTCGGGTTAGAATACGATATTTGCCCACAAATAATAAACGGAGGCACGGAAAGGTTTATCGACCTGTTTCGTGCCAGGTTCGAGCagaatgaaaattagttgCCTTCGCCTTCCGAATGCAGATGTCCGCGTCCAACCATAACTCGTGACTCGAATAAAGTCGAGCCAAATCCAACCATGCATCTAACTCGAGACTCGACTCAGCTTCCACCTGCCAAGAAACAACGCCAACAATCAACACATCGTTACTAAAAGAAATGTTCGTGCAGCAATGCGTTGCTCCACGAACATAAGGTTCGAGAGTATGCACACCTTTTTTGAGCTTTTCTCGAGATTTTCGCCCTGTCCACGAATCAGAGCTAGCAAGATCCTATAGGTCTCTATAGCCTGCTTCGGTTGCTTTTGAGCGATCTGAACGAGGGCTTTCAACCTAAGAAGCTCGAGCTGTTCAATACTTTCAGTTTCGTCCAATGCAAGATCAACGATGGCTTCTGCATCGACCAACCTCTGCTCAGCTGATGCAACGCGCGCCAAAAGCTTCCAGCCCCTTGCAGAGCTGCCAGCGCTCGTCTTTGAGTACACCATGGCTTGGTTGAAAGCCGAAGCCAAGTTTCTCTGTACAGCGTTTTCCAACCCCAGTTGGAAGCTGATCTCCGGATCTTCAATCCCAGCGCGTAATGTATGGCTGAACGAGTTAACCGAGTCTCTATGTAGAGCGACTCTTTCAGAATCGGATGTGGATTTCATCGCAGCATTCCCATAGCAGATGCCGAGAAACTTATGAGCTTGGCCGAGCATGTGCTCGTTGTGGTTTATCGAGGCATCAATTACTCTGCGCGCAAACTTCACCCCTTCCAGAGACTCGGCCGGATCTTGAGAGCATACCTTTGCTCCAAGCAAAAACGACGCCAAATGAGGATCGTGATTACTTTCCGACAATCCAGACACTTTCTTTAGAAGATTCAGAGCTGTCGAATTCTGGCCTGCTGCGCTGTAGCAGAGAGCGAGAAAGTACCACCTCTCGGCCCGATTGTATATCCCCGGAAGAACTTGCTCCACGTGATCTGCCAAAGACTCGAACTCTCCACACATTGTGAGAGCGAAGGTTAAATGATCCATTATTTCGGGATCCCATTCGATTTCACCGTAAACAACCTTCTGCATCAGTATAAACAACAGGAGAATCGACTCTTCCATGCTACTATCGGGGAACGTGGCTCCTATAGGTTTAGACTCGGGAGGAATGCTTGCCTCGACGCCTCCGTACAGCAATGTGGCTGCTAGGTCCTTCTGCACTTTCGCCAGCCGCTGAGGATCTAAATTCCACGGCCTCAGCAGCGCCCTCCGGTATGCAGCAATCGCCTCGTCTACGGATCCTGCTTGCAACCATAGCTTGGGAAGCAGTTCGAGCGCCCTGTGAAACATCTCCAGCAGTTTACTATCTCCGTTTATCTCGCTATACGTGCCACAAGGAAGAGCTGATTCGACCGTGTCCAAGATAATCTTGCATTCGCTTGCGGCTTCTGCATTCGCAACAAAAAACAAGCCTATTAGAAACCAAGAATCTCTCTACTCATCAAGAATCTCTCTACTCATCAAGAATCTCATACACAAACTAATGCAACGACGCCACATCAACGGGCAAGCACCTAACGATTCTGATCAAATTCGTGACAGCAGATAAACAATAATCAATCTCGAGAATCTCTTTACACATCAAGAATCTTATACAAATCAATTCATTTTCACAAGAGTTTCAATGACACCACATCAAATCCAAAGCTAAGCTAGTGATTTTAATCGAGTTCACAACTGCACGTAAACGAGTATTGATCAAAGAAATGTCAAGAATCAGACACAAATCAATTCGTCTTTACAAGAGTTTCAATGACACAACATCAAACGCCAATCTAAAACAATTATGATTAAAGAGAAGTCGAGAATCTCACACCACATCAAATGGCAAGCTAAGTTGGCGATTTTAATCGAGTCCACAACCGCAGATAAACGATTATCAATCAAACAAAAGTCAAGAATCCTACACAAAGCAATACAACTTTACAAGAATTTCAATGACACCACATCAAACAGCTAGTGATTTTGATTGGTCGAGCTCACAACTGCAGATAAACGATAATCGACAAATGAAACCCGAAAAAAAGCTCAACGTAGACATGAAATGACAAGTGATGGATACCTTTAACACGCCCCAGCTCAGCTAGAGAATTGGCCTTGAGCAGCATTGCTTCAAGAAGCAAGCTCACTGAATGCAGCGACATCACACCAGTGAGCACATTCCTCCCTCGAGACGACCGCGATTTCCGCGGCCGAGTCCTCTCCGAAATGGCCTTCGACATTCTAGGCGACAGCAGCCTGATATCAATCccttgaaaaacttgaagggCAGCATCAAAATTGCCTCTTTGGTACTCGAGTCTTCCCAGCAAAGCTCTGGCTTCCTAAAATTCACCAATTTTTCATCACCCCCTCACTCAAACAAGAAGCAATTTCACAAGGGAGACGATGATATTACCTCGTAATTCAGAGAAAGCGCCTCCTTCAACGTGGATTCCGCCTCATCGACCTGAGCATCTTCGAGCTTGGATTCCCAATCGCCGTTTCCAGTCCTTGAAGAGATTCCACTGGCGGAGAAATCCCTCGTGGCCAGCGATTCAGGAGACTGCGGGATCGCCTCCTCGAGCTTGAATTGCTCACCGGAACACGCGCACAACATGTTTGATGATTTTCCCCACAGAAGCAAAGCCCAAAAAATCacacttctctctcttttttccaCCAACTCTCACGAAGAAAAGGTGGGTGGTGAAGAAAGATTCAAGAAATCCATTGTAAAGGAGCTGAAATTTGGGAAAAggatgaaattatgaaaaacaGAGGAGGTAGCAAAAGATCAAAGCTTTTTCACATGCTGTGTAAGATTCATTGGGAAAAGCGACGTGGGTGTGAAAAGGAAGAGTGTTTGAAGATGTGGAGATCTGgggtttgagtttgaaatATCATTGctgtaaaaagaaaatggctTTGTTTGGTAGCAACAGTTATGGGCAGTTTTGAGTGACAGAACAGAGAAAGAGCTTTTGTAATGGTGGATTGTTACAAACTAGGCACCTGCTGTCTTAAGATTCCCTCTGTCACTTTTGTGCTTTTTTGGGTTTGAAGTGTTCTCAAATCTTGATTTCTCCAAACTTGTTTCAAATTGACTTTGTCATAATAAACAACCCTTATGGCCTTATTATTGTTATGATAACACCACACCCTTTTTCATTACCATGAACCAATAACTTTATCAATTCATTTGATGATTTGGTTTTTCAAACAATGGAAATCTCATAACTTTAGTAGAATTGAAATAGACATGGCTGGCGGAAAAGCTTATATGAACTTATTGTACATGTGCAAAAGTTATGGTGAATCAACATTTTAGGGCATGTTCATCTGTCTAGAAATGAGCTTCATTCTTCGTATACGTAGTATGGTATGGTAGTAGATCAACTTGGTAAGATTCACGAAATTGGCAAATGCATGCTCTATTCATCGAGAAATGTGGCTTATTCGTTGAGAACGACAGCAACACAAGCTTctctttttttggtttgaacATTCGTTTAGGAATTGAAAGACATGCAAATATAGATTTTCGTTGTATAGGTGAACATATTGAAGATTATGTTGGCACGTCACCCGGTTTATTCGTCGGCGGGTTATTGGCATCGGACATCTTTGCTAGCGTGCTTGAATGGCTGATCCACGTGTGCTATTTTGACTACCACAtcagttttaattttgacCAATTATGGTGACTAaataaattgtgaaaattttaTGGTAGTAGTAAGCATTTAACACTAGTAAAACTTAGAAAATGATGTTATGAGGATACAGCCTGTAACAAGTCATATTAGAGGTAATGAGGTTATAATTAGTGTTAGATTTAGCATTTAGGTTAGGATGGATTCAAATGATTAAAGTGGAATTAAATGGTTTTAATTCATTAgcctttttgactttttggcgATCCGTGAGattttcaattgaaaatttgaaatcatattaaatgaatcataaaatacaaacctaaactttgaatatatttatcgCCATAATTAGGAGTAGTTGAGGGGTGACACGTGTTGGTTGGCACACATTATCAATCTAATCAATTTCTTATCCATCAAGTAAAATTATCAGTTTCTCCTTAACctttttaatagaaaaatctaaattatcaattaaaaaaatctcatcttATTATGAAACTCTCTATGGCTAGCAATACGATACATATTATATGAAAGTTGAGACAATAGattcaataaataaactaaaataatgaaaGATATGTTAATATTTCATGTATTGATGAAGAGCCGATATTGAGATGTCAAACCTTCTCATCGATGTGGGAGATAAGTTCCCACCAAATTTGTGTTCTAAAAAGATTGATTTAGTTGGTGTTAGTGCATATATGTTCAAAGATTCTCTTGGAGACTTGCATAATGGTGCATGGATTTGTGGAAATTAGAGTGTATTATCTAACTAATAGATTAGGCtctaatt is a window from the Salvia hispanica cultivar TCC Black 2014 chromosome 1, UniMelb_Shisp_WGS_1.0, whole genome shotgun sequence genome containing:
- the LOC125213285 gene encoding protein NPGR1 isoform X2; its protein translation is MLCACSGEQFKLEEAIPQSPESLATRDFSASGISSRTGNGDWESKLEDAQVDEAESTLKEALSLNYEEARALLGRLEYQRGNFDAALQVFQGIDIRLLSPRMSKAISERTRPRKSRSSRGRNVLTGVMSLHSVSLLLEAMLLKANSLAELGRVKEAASECKIILDTVESALPCGTYSEINGDSKLLEMFHRALELLPKLWLQAGSVDEAIAAYRRALLRPWNLDPQRLAKVQKDLAATLLYGGVEASIPPESKPIGATFPDSSMEESILLLFILMQKVVYGEIEWDPEIMDHLTFALTMCGEFESLADHVEQVLPGIYNRAERWYFLALCYSAAGQNSTALNLLKKVSGLSESNHDPHLASFLLGAKVCSQDPAESLEGVKFARRVIDASINHNEHMLGQAHKFLGICYGNAAMKSTSDSERVALHRDSVNSFSHTLRAGIEDPEISFQLGLENAVQRNLASAFNQAMVYSKTSAGSSARGWKLLARVASAEQRLVDAEAIVDLALDETESIEQLELLRLKALVQIAQKQPKQAIETYRILLALIRGQGENLEKSSKKGGS
- the LOC125213285 gene encoding protein NPGR1 isoform X1, translated to MLCACSGEQFKLEEAIPQSPESLATRDFSASGISSRTGNGDWESKLEDAQVDEAESTLKEALSLNYEEARALLGRLEYQRGNFDAALQVFQGIDIRLLSPRMSKAISERTRPRKSRSSRGRNVLTGVMSLHSVSLLLEAMLLKANSLAELGRVKEAASECKIILDTVESALPCGTYSEINGDSKLLEMFHRALELLPKLWLQAGSVDEAIAAYRRALLRPWNLDPQRLAKVQKDLAATLLYGGVEASIPPESKPIGATFPDSSMEESILLLFILMQKVVYGEIEWDPEIMDHLTFALTMCGEFESLADHVEQVLPGIYNRAERWYFLALCYSAAGQNSTALNLLKKVSGLSESNHDPHLASFLLGAKVCSQDPAESLEGVKFARRVIDASINHNEHMLGQAHKFLGICYGNAAMKSTSDSERVALHRDSVNSFSHTLRAGIEDPEISFQLGLENAVQRNLASAFNQAMVYSKTSAGSSARGWKLLARVASAEQRLVDAEAIVDLALDETESIEQLELLRLKALVQIAQKQPKQAIETYRILLALIRGQGENLEKSSKKVEAESSLELDAWLDLARLYSSHELWLDADICIRKAKATNFHSARTWHETGRLFEAKQQYQDAIAAFAVSLSIVPDYVPSIVSTAGILMKMSSRSLHIAKSFLMSALRLEPTSHEAWSSLGLIYKMEGSVQQAADAFQAAHELELSAPVQSFL